The following DNA comes from Synechococcus sp. CC9616.
CCCGGTAGTCGGCATTGAGGGCACGACGGGACTCCCGCTTCTTTTGAACACAGCCCTTGTAGGACTGAAGATTGTTCGCCTGACCAATGCAGCGTTTTTCCTTCTCCAGAATGGAGATCCGTCGATTGAAACTCTGACGTTTCCAGGATTTTTTGGCTCGGAACAGCTCTTCCTGTTGTTCCGGCGTTAAGCGCGCTTCGCGACGCATGGAGAGGTCGCCCCCATCGTCGTAAATGTATTGAGCACGAACGACACTGATTGGACCAACGGCCAGGATGGCAGCCGCCGATGCGAGCAGAGCGGAACGACGCAACGCTTTGCCGGTGAAAAGACGCTTAGGCATGAAAGAAAATCTCCAGATCAAACCGTTCACACTCTGACGACAGCAAGGGGCGAAGATCTGATCGATTTCCCTCCAAAACATGACCAGATCTGACTTGCGTCTCGGAATGGTCGGTCTCGGCGCGCTCGGATTGCCAATGGCGGTGAATTTGAACAGCGCTGGTTTCCCTCTCCATGTGCACACGCGGAGTCGAAAAGCGGAACGGAATCCTGCTCTGCTGGGCAGCCAGGGATGCGCCACAGCTGCGGAAGCCGCCTGTGGCGTCGATGTTCTGGTGGTGTGCGTCAGCGATGACGCCGCCGTCAACACGGTGCTGTTCGGTCAAGGCGGTGCTGCCGAAACCCTGGCGGAGGGCAGTCTCGTGGTGGACTGCTCAACGATCGCCCCATCAACCTCCCGAGCTGCCGCAGACCAGCTGGCGCTCCAGAAGGTCAACTACATCGATGCGCCAGTCACCGGGGGCACGGAGGGGGCACAGGCCGGCACACTCACCGTTCTCGTTGGAGGAGAACCCTCCGATCTCAAGCGGGCGCGTCCTGTCCTGGACATCATCGGCGGCACCATCCATCACTTCGGCCCCGTGGGGAGTGGGCAGCAGGTGAAAGCCGTGAACCAAGTTCTCGTGGCAGGAAGCTACGTCGCCGTCGCCGAGGCATTGGCTCTTGGAGAACGGCTTGGACTACCGATGCCAGCTGTGGTCGATGCACTACGCCATGGCGCCGCTGGCTCATGGGCTCTCAATCATCGATCCGGCGCCATGTTGGAGGGGCACTATCCGCTGGGATTCCGCCTGGCGCTCCATCACAAGGATCTTGGAATCGCACTCCAGGCAGCTGCTGATGTCGATCTGAACCTGCCGATCGCAACCAAGGTTCGAACCATGGAGGAAGACCTGATGACAAACGGCCATGGAGCAGAAGACGTTTCCTGTCTGCGCCGCTGGCTGGATCAGGCCGGAAAGCCAGAAGAATCGTAAACAGCGGGAAGTGGCCTAGCGAGCAAGCTCCCGCCGATCACTCACCACGCGAACCCGCTTCGTAATCGTCACGACACCGTCGGGATGCACCAGCATCGCCGCCCAGTTCTGCACACCAGGCCTCTGAGGGGCCTGCACCATTTTGAAGAGACCACCGCCACCAAGGGGTTCAAGCGAGAGGTTGGGGCTGATCTGCTGTTCCACCTGAGCTGGTGTGAGGCTGAGCAGACCGCCCGCCACAATTGCCTGCCCCAGGGGTTCCTCCACAATCACGTCCACGTCGTAGCGGCTGCCCGTGAGCACCGCATCGGGGATCGCAAGGGTGATCGGAAGACTTGTTTCGCCGCTGCGCAGCAACGTCTGTTCAGCCAGCAGTTCCTCGGCCAGCAGGCGATCAGCCTCAAGGCGAACCGCGAGCCGCTGACTTCCCACAAGGCGATACCTCAGACCATCTGAACGGCGCTCACCACGCACCGTCACCTCCAGGATCTGACGCCCTGAGCCATCACTGGAAACACTGCGCACTGTCCAGCTTGCGTCGGGAAACTCCTTTTTGAAGCGGGCCAAGCGTGCTGACAGACCAGGCAGCGTGGCCGGATCAACCAACGCATCGATGGCACCGGCATCCACCCCGTTCAAGGCTGTTTCCAGCCGAGCGTTGAAAGCATCGGCAGCTCGAACCAAAGGAGCTGTAACCGGCAGCAAAAACGCGCTCAGAGCAAAAGCGGCAGCTGCCTGCACTGGGAAACGCACCAGTTGGATCCCGAGAACCGCCTTAAGTTAAGCGGCTTCCATGGGGATGACCGCGGCATGACGAGGCTTCTCATCGCCGCCAGCGGCACCGGAGGGCATCTGTTTCCAGCGCTCGCGTTGGCTGAGGCAATACCTGAGAACTGGAGCATCCGCTGGCTTGGCGTGCCCGATCGCCTGGAGACAAGCCTTGTTCCTGAGACGTACAACCTGATCACCGTCCAGGCAGGTGGTCTGCAGGGACGCGGGCTCACCAAATTGATTCAGTTGTTTCGTCTGATCGGCGCCGGTTTTGCTGTGCGCCAACTAATCCGTCAACACAGAATCAAGGCCGTGTTCACCACAGGTGGGTACATCGCAGCACCGGCCATCCTCGGCGCCCGTCTCAGTGGATGCCCGGTGGTCCTGCATGAATCCAATGCCATTCCAGGCCGGGTCACCAAACTGTTTGGGCGTTTCTGCCATGTGGTGGCCGTTGGCCTGCCGGCCGCAGCAGAACGGATTCCGGGCAGTCGACCGCAAATGACCGGTACTCCAGTTCGAAAGGCCTTTTTGGAGACCCAGCCGATGCCGGCATGGGTTCCCCAAGGATCCGGTCCACTCCTGGTGGTGATGGGTGGCAGTCAGGGGGCTGTCGGCCTGAACCGCATGGTTCGAGCGGTTCTTCCGAACCTGCTGCAGCGAGGTTGCCGGGTCGTCCACCTCACCGGCCGCAATGACCCTGATGTGGGAGGCGTCCAGCATCCCCTGCTGGCGGAACGACCCTTCAGCGATGAGATACCGGGCCTGCTTCAACATGCCGATCTCGCCATCAGTCGAGCAGGTGCAGGGAGTGTGAGCGAACTAGCGGTCTGCGGCACACCGGCGGTGCTGGTGCCGTTCCCCCAGGCAGCAGATCGACATCAGGATGCCAATGCCGCCTGCGCAGCAGAGTTCGGCGGTGCCGTGATCGTGCATCAGCATGAACCGGAACACCAGGCGCTTGCCAACAGCCTCGAGCGACTGCTGGCCCGGCGTTTAAATCACGAAAGTTCGTTCAGCGATCCGCTGCCGCTGATGCAAGACGGCATGAAGAGACTCGCCGTGCGCCAGGCCGATCAGGATCTTGCAGCCATTGTTCAAGCCCTGATCGTCTGATGCAGCGCGTTCAGAATTCTGCGGTTGTCCTGTCGTTGCATCAGGCTGATCCTGAGCCAGTGGTCATCGAGGCCCTGGAATGAGCGGCAATCACGCAACAGGATGCGATGTTGCTGCTCCAACGACTCCTTGACCGGTAGCAATGAACGCTCGGACCGGATCAGGAGAAAATTGGCCGCGGATGGCATTGGCTCAAGTCCCGGACATTCCGCCAGCTGTTGCTGCATCCAGAGGCCTTCACGGGCTGTCCAGCGCTGAACCCGATTGCTCCATCGCTCATAACGAGCGCCGTTGCCCATGAGTTGTACGCCGACGGATGCAGCTGGACCGTTCACAGGCCAGGGGTCCCGCCAGTCGGTCCATTGCTGCAGGCGCTTTGGTGCCGCAATCGCATAGCCCAAGCGCAAACCGGCGATCCCAAAGAGCTTGGTGAGACTGCGAATAACGACCAGATTGGGATGGTCAGCGACGAGTGAAATCAACGAATGTTGCTCGCCCTGGGGAACGAGAGGCAGAAAAGCCTCGTCGCAAATCACCAGGGCAAAGCGATCCAGCAAGAGCTCCAGGGAGCTTCGGCTCCAGAGCTGCCCCGTGGGGTTGTGGGGATTGCAGAGCCAAAGCACATCGCCGGAGCCTGGATCCGGGAACACCTGGGGAAAAGCGCTTGCCCAGCGCAGTGGCATCACCCTGTGGCGGGTTGTTGCCTGCCAGGTGCTTAAGGCACGGGAGTAATCAGCGAATCCAGGTGCCAAAAGCACATTCAGACCAGCAGAGGCGGCATCGCGTGCAGCCCAGGTGAACAGCTCAGCAGCGCCATTCCCCGCCAGAACCTGTTCCGGATCGAGGTCGTGGACATCAGCGATCACCTGGCGCAGGCGCTGCTGCCTGCGATCGGGATAGTCCCGAAGGATCTGCCTGGTATTGAGACGCAACCAAGGGGTCCAGGGAACGAGCGATGCACTGGCATCGAGCAACTGCTCCGGCCGGCACCCGAGCTGTTCGGCAAGCGCATCACGGTTACCGCCATGGCGCAGGTCGACGGCCATCCCTGCTCCCGATACAACACAAGTACATCTCCAGCGTCGCCCACAGCCATGCCGCCAAGAGGCCTGCTGATTTCAGTCCTGATTGCGACGTGGGTTACACCAGCACAAAGCCAGACGTCTTCTGCGGTCGATCTCATCCGCGTTCTGCAGGAGCGACGTTGCCCCGCATGCCGGCTGGCGGACACGGATCTTGTCCATGCCGACCTGCGCGATGCCGACCTCAGCGGAGCACAGCTGCAGCGAGCCAACCTCGGCCAGGCCCGTTTGGATGGAGCAGACCTCAGCAAGGCTGATCTCAGCTTCACCAGCCTGCGTGGCGCTTCGCTGCGCGGCGCCGATCTGCGCGGCAGCCGCCTGTACGGAACGGATCTACGGGACGCGGATCTCAGCGGAGCCCTGCTCGACAACGACGCACTAGAGCAAAGCCACTGGCAAGGCGCCAAGGGCATTCAGACCGGAATTCGCAGCCATGCAGGCCTGCACAACGCCGGCGTCGATGCAGCTCAGCAAGGACGCTGGCCGGAAGCCGAACGCCTCTTCAGCGCAGCCATCCTCGAAAATCCGGAAGAGCCTCTGAGCTGGGTGGCCCGTGGCCTCAGCAGAGGAGAACAAGGGAAAAATGCACTCGCCGCAAAAGACCTGGCCTACGCCGGAACACTGTTTGCCGCCAGCGGGGATCAGATCAAAGCTGAACAACTGAAACTGGCCAGCGAGCGTGTTTACGACAAGCCACAACAGAACGGAGCATCGGGCAACGGCCTGGGCTCAGCCCTGCTCAGTGGAGCACTCTCGGCTGCGCAGGCTTTGGCACCAGTCGCTCTGAAAGCACTGATGCCGATGATTCCCTAGCGATCAACCATTCCTCAGTGATCAACCGCCCGTGCGCAGGAGTTGACGTGACGAGGGGGTGGCCGGTCGGTAGCCATAGCCGTAGGTGCCCCCCTGTTCATCGTCGATGACAGTTGGGGTCACAATGATGACAAGCTCGTCTTTGTTGCGAGTAGAGCTCGAACTGCGGAACAAGTGCCCCAGAATCGGGATGTCTCCCAGAACCGGCCATTTCCGAGACTCCTGATTATCGGTTTCCGAAATCACGCCGGTGAGGATCAACGACTGACCGTCTCGCAACCTGACATTACCGGAACTAAGACTTCGTTTATTAATATTGAAAATTGGAACTCCTTCCTGCTCTCCAGCCGATTCAGCAACAGAAATTACAGGTTTTAAATTAATCGTAACGAAACCATTGTCATCAATTTTTAATACATCAAGAGCAACGGTCAGGCCAGCATTCTCACGTGTATTCGCGAATTCTTCATTGCCATTATCCAAGACGTTTTTCGAGACTCCTGTAATAAAACTGGTTCCGGCTTCTACTGTGGCATTCTCCCCTTCCTGCACCAGCAACGTTGGCTGAGAGAGTGTTTTTGCTGCACCAGATATAATCACCGACTCGATATAAGCGTAAAAAGAATTGTCAGGCTGACGGTACTTAGAGGGATCTTGACCTGGAACATAAACAGGCCGCCCATCTTTGTCATAAACGGGCTTCAGCGTCTGAGCAGTTGCTGGGTTTGTTGACGGTACATAAACGGGTTGACCATTTTGGTCATACACAGGAACCAGGGTCTGAGCCGACGATGGATCTGTCGTTGGCACATAAATCGGCTGACCATTGCTGTCGTAAACAGGAACCAATTGCGGCGCAGCATTTGGATTGGTGCTTGGCACATAAATCGGACGTCCAAGATCATCCAACTTGGGAACCAGCTCAGTTTCGCCATCCGCATTGGTCACATACTCCTGAGCCTCAACAAAAGCTGAGTTCGCCGTTTGCTGAGCGATCTGGGCATCAACTGTTCGTTGACCAGCCTCAACAGGATTGACAACCGTCTGGGCTGGAACCCGGGGAACTTTTCCTTGGTAAGCACCAGGCTCTCCATAGTTGTCA
Coding sequences within:
- a CDS encoding NAD(P)-dependent oxidoreductase — translated: MTRSDLRLGMVGLGALGLPMAVNLNSAGFPLHVHTRSRKAERNPALLGSQGCATAAEAACGVDVLVVCVSDDAAVNTVLFGQGGAAETLAEGSLVVDCSTIAPSTSRAAADQLALQKVNYIDAPVTGGTEGAQAGTLTVLVGGEPSDLKRARPVLDIIGGTIHHFGPVGSGQQVKAVNQVLVAGSYVAVAEALALGERLGLPMPAVVDALRHGAAGSWALNHRSGAMLEGHYPLGFRLALHHKDLGIALQAAADVDLNLPIATKVRTMEEDLMTNGHGAEDVSCLRRWLDQAGKPEES
- a CDS encoding glycosyltransferase, with translation MTRLLIAASGTGGHLFPALALAEAIPENWSIRWLGVPDRLETSLVPETYNLITVQAGGLQGRGLTKLIQLFRLIGAGFAVRQLIRQHRIKAVFTTGGYIAAPAILGARLSGCPVVLHESNAIPGRVTKLFGRFCHVVAVGLPAAAERIPGSRPQMTGTPVRKAFLETQPMPAWVPQGSGPLLVVMGGSQGAVGLNRMVRAVLPNLLQRGCRVVHLTGRNDPDVGGVQHPLLAERPFSDEIPGLLQHADLAISRAGAGSVSELAVCGTPAVLVPFPQAADRHQDANAACAAEFGGAVIVHQHEPEHQALANSLERLLARRLNHESSFSDPLPLMQDGMKRLAVRQADQDLAAIVQALIV
- a CDS encoding aminotransferase class I/II-fold pyridoxal phosphate-dependent enzyme, yielding MAVDLRHGGNRDALAEQLGCRPEQLLDASASLVPWTPWLRLNTRQILRDYPDRRQQRLRQVIADVHDLDPEQVLAGNGAAELFTWAARDAASAGLNVLLAPGFADYSRALSTWQATTRHRVMPLRWASAFPQVFPDPGSGDVLWLCNPHNPTGQLWSRSSLELLLDRFALVICDEAFLPLVPQGEQHSLISLVADHPNLVVIRSLTKLFGIAGLRLGYAIAAPKRLQQWTDWRDPWPVNGPAASVGVQLMGNGARYERWSNRVQRWTAREGLWMQQQLAECPGLEPMPSAANFLLIRSERSLLPVKESLEQQHRILLRDCRSFQGLDDHWLRISLMQRQDNRRILNALHQTIRA
- a CDS encoding pentapeptide repeat-containing protein, with amino-acid sequence MPPRGLLISVLIATWVTPAQSQTSSAVDLIRVLQERRCPACRLADTDLVHADLRDADLSGAQLQRANLGQARLDGADLSKADLSFTSLRGASLRGADLRGSRLYGTDLRDADLSGALLDNDALEQSHWQGAKGIQTGIRSHAGLHNAGVDAAQQGRWPEAERLFSAAILENPEEPLSWVARGLSRGEQGKNALAAKDLAYAGTLFAASGDQIKAEQLKLASERVYDKPQQNGASGNGLGSALLSGALSAAQALAPVALKALMPMIP